The following proteins come from a genomic window of Amaranthus tricolor cultivar Red isolate AtriRed21 chromosome 14, ASM2621246v1, whole genome shotgun sequence:
- the LOC130800058 gene encoding uncharacterized protein LOC130800058 yields the protein MTLSCSFVKPVLAVPRSLTKKNLIVTSIPLKSLNIISCCSINDFVTVNNDKYVNKQVITLNPRLYDYILSNTREPKVLQELREETATMRGSQMQVAPDQAQLLTMLVEILGAKKCIEVGVYTGYSSLAVALALPESGYLVACERDEKALEVARRYYERAGVLHKVKIVHGLAIDTLNTLILNGEAGSYDFAFIDADKKAYMEYFELLLKLVRVGGVIVIDNVLWYGKVADPLETDSRTVSLRNFNRAIFEDERISISLVPIGDGITICRKR from the coding sequence ATGACGTTAAGCTGTTCTTTTGTGAAGCCTGTGCTGGCAGTCCCTCGTTCGCTAACTAAGAAGAACCTCATCGTCACATCCATCCCTCTCAAGTCCTTGAACATTATCAGTTGTTGTTCGATCAATGACTTTGTTACCGTGAACAATGACAAGTATGTGAACAAACAAGTGATTACTTTGAATCCAAGGCTGTACGACTATATTTTGAGCAATACTAGAGAGCCAAAAGTGTTACAGGAGCTGCGAGAAGAGACTGCTACAATGCGTGGAAGCCAAATGCAGGTTGCTCCCGACCAAGCTCAGCTACTCACTATGCTAGTCGAAATTCTCGGGGCAAAGAAGTGTATTGAGGTTGGAGTTTACACTGGTTACTCTTCCTTGGCTGTTGCCCTCGCCCTTCCAGAATCGGGTTACTTAGTCGCCTGTGAGAGAGACGAGAAGGCTCTTGAAGTTGCAAGAAGATACTACGAGCGAGCTGGGGTTCTTCATAAGGTGAAGATTGTACATGGTCTCGCCATAGATACTTTGAATACATTGATTTTGAACGGAGAAGCTGGAAGCTACGATTTTGCATTCATTGATGCAGATAAGAAAGCGTACATGGAGTACTTCGAGTTGTTGTTAAAGCTCGTAAGGGTCGGTGGTGTTATCGTAATCGATAATGTACTTTGGTACGGGAAAGTTGCTGATCCCTTAGAGACTGATTCTAGAACTGTTAGTCTCAGAAATTTCAATAGGGCTATCTTTGAAGATGAGCGTATAAGCATTAGTTTAGTACCAATTGGTGATGGTATAACAATTTGTAGAAAAAGATAA